The window GGCCCTGGTTCTAATCGTCACGTGGCGCTCGTTCGACGGCTCGCGAGAAATGGGCTTTCGCGTCGCGGGCTTTTGGCGTTCCGTCTGGGTTGTAGCTGTCGCGCTTGCGCTAGCCGCTGCCGCTGTCGTTTTAGCAGCTCATCTGCAAACGCTGCACGCACCCTCGTCAGCCGGTCTTTTCCTATCGCGCTACTGGTCGTACACCATCTGGTCATTCCTGCAGGAGTTTCTGTTGCTGAACTTCTTTCTACTTCGTTTCATGCGGTTAGTTTCAAACAGGTATCTGGCCGCAATTGCAGCTACCGGACTGTTCGCGCTGGCGCACCTGCCAAGTCCCATACTGACTGCGTTGACTCTAATATGGGGCTACGCCGCATGTCTTATCTTCCAGCGTTATCGCAACATTTACATCCCGGCTATTGCGCACGCTATCTTCGGCATCTGCATCGCAATTACCATTCCCGGACCCATCGACCATAACATGCGCGTGGGCCTCGGCTATCTAACCTATCGCGAACACGCGCATCATCACGGCAATCATCAGCGCAGCCAGATCGACCACACGGTATCAACCGTGGCATGTGTAATCGCGGAAGCTCCGACGCGCCGTTCCTGACGCCATGCACGGCCATAGAAGACACCGGCCAGAATCGCCAACAACACATATTGCCAATTGAAGCTGGTAGTCCGCTTATTCCAGTGCGATAACCCAAAGAGCGCCGCGGTAAGAATAAGTGCAGGATAACGGCCAATGCGGCGCTCCAACAGGTTCTGCATCCACCCGCGAAAGAAGAGTTCTTCCGGCACGGCGATAAAGAAAAACGTGAAAAGATACGCACCACTGAACTGCATCGGCGAGGGCCAAAGATCATGGAAATGCAGGAAGCCGATGCCTAAGCCAAGAACGATCGCAATCGGCGTGTAGAAAAGAAATTCGCGGAGCCCTAACCGCAGATCGCGCAATCGCAGCCGCAAATCGAAGCCCACGCCGTCAAGCCGACGGAGCATCCCGAAGCCGTAAATGCCCGCGTCGAGCAACAGGATTTTGTTGAAGACTGCGAAATGCGCAGGCCATGCAGGCTCAAACCAACGCAGATCGACAGCCATACCCAACAAGATCAGAACGAGATAGTCGCGCCAGTTCCCACGTTGCTCGGCATCGGCGCAGCGAGCCTGATGCAACATGACTGCAATCGCGACCGGCAGTGTCGCGTAAAGTGCCAGCCAATACCACCGGAAAACTCCGAACGAGATCCCAACGATGCCATACGGAACACACAGGGTAGCAGGAG is drawn from Acidicapsa acidisoli and contains these coding sequences:
- a CDS encoding CPBP family intramembrane glutamic endopeptidase, whose product is MLTFSIVIAALLTLAPYLAGAFFGRQLATVTEKLSVAARLVAPATLCVPYGIVGISFGVFRWYWLALYATLPVAIAVMLHQARCADAEQRGNWRDYLVLILLGMAVDLRWFEPAWPAHFAVFNKILLLDAGIYGFGMLRRLDGVGFDLRLRLRDLRLGLREFLFYTPIAIVLGLGIGFLHFHDLWPSPMQFSGAYLFTFFFIAVPEELFFRGWMQNLLERRIGRYPALILTAALFGLSHWNKRTTSFNWQYVLLAILAGVFYGRAWRQERRVGASAITHATVDTVWSIWLR
- a CDS encoding CPBP family intramembrane glutamic endopeptidase — translated: MTLIATTEFQPGVPERLPATHRRQRDIWELSGVYCLILLALWTPRPWQTYLAIATLALVLIVTWRSFDGSREMGFRVAGFWRSVWVVAVALALAAAAVVLAAHLQTLHAPSSAGLFLSRYWSYTIWSFLQEFLLLNFFLLRFMRLVSNRYLAAIAATGLFALAHLPSPILTALTLIWGYAACLIFQRYRNIYIPAIAHAIFGICIAITIPGPIDHNMRVGLGYLTYREHAHHHGNHQRSQIDHTVSTVACVIAEAPTRRS